Proteins from one Loktanella sp. M215 genomic window:
- a CDS encoding carbohydrate ABC transporter permease, whose protein sequence is MTTTDIRPDTGPEKAVRRPSRLLRNLSSKVAMVPLIFTALVIFLGGTIWTVVYSFTKSGLLPRLSWAGLDQYERLWSSRKWIVSIENLAIYGVFSLIGTLVIGFILAALLDRKIRGEAVFRSIFLYPFALSFIVTGLVWQWILNPELGLQSVVRDLGWQSFTFDPLNNPNIVMFGLLIAGLWQGTGLIMCIMLAGLRGIDEDIWKAARVDGIGTVKTYIRIVIPMMRPVFVTSLVLIAAGIVKLYDLVVAQTSGGPGISSEVPAKYVMTAMFGGQNLGQGFAASSMMLLMVVIILIPWAYLEFGGKKHG, encoded by the coding sequence ATGACGACCACCGACATTCGCCCTGACACGGGGCCGGAAAAGGCCGTGCGCCGACCATCGCGCCTGTTGCGCAACCTGTCGTCCAAGGTGGCGATGGTGCCGCTGATCTTTACTGCCCTCGTGATTTTTCTGGGCGGCACGATCTGGACGGTGGTCTATTCCTTTACCAAATCCGGCCTGCTGCCGCGGTTGAGCTGGGCCGGGCTGGACCAGTACGAACGCCTCTGGTCGTCGCGCAAGTGGATCGTCTCGATCGAGAATCTGGCGATCTACGGGGTCTTTTCCCTGATCGGCACGCTGGTCATCGGCTTCATCCTCGCCGCCCTGCTGGACCGCAAGATCCGGGGCGAGGCGGTGTTCCGGTCGATCTTCCTTTACCCCTTTGCGCTGTCGTTCATCGTGACCGGTTTGGTCTGGCAGTGGATCCTGAACCCCGAACTGGGCCTGCAAAGCGTCGTGCGTGACCTTGGCTGGCAGTCGTTTACCTTCGACCCGCTGAACAATCCCAATATCGTCATGTTTGGCCTGCTGATCGCGGGTCTGTGGCAGGGCACCGGGCTGATCATGTGCATCATGCTGGCCGGTCTGCGTGGCATCGACGAGGATATCTGGAAGGCCGCCCGCGTCGACGGGATCGGCACGGTCAAGACCTACATCCGCATCGTCATTCCGATGATGCGCCCGGTCTTCGTCACATCCCTCGTGCTGATCGCGGCGGGCATCGTGAAGCTTTACGATCTGGTCGTGGCGCAAACCTCTGGCGGGCCGGGCATCAGTTCAGAGGTGCCGGCGAAATACGTCATGACCGCGATGTTCGGCGGACAGAACCTGGGCCAGGGCTTTGCCGCGTCGTCGATGATGCTGCTGATGGTCGTCATCATCCTGATCCCCTGGGCCTATCTGGAATTCGGAGGCAAGAAGCATGGCTAA
- a CDS encoding putative bifunctional diguanylate cyclase/phosphodiesterase, producing MQVDPFQNAELTAVQQVIGRNILLPLFENAAQATVMLETVDLHVISANKKACAALGRTMRDLQRMTMADAIPDLPAHRVTRILRRFLALRRPSLRLRVTVGTTQPTVYDIDLLRMPDETGTLVVQAQDVTQTLAALRLADEAEARLITAINALSDGFALYDADDRLVICNDTYRMFYPESAPAMQPGAKFRDILLYGLARGQYSDAIGREDAWLRERMDRHRSTPGPIEQKLANGRWLRIVERPTQDGGRVGLRVDVTTLKEQQQALRRQASTDELTGLRNRRNLLEDIGQMADGLTAGQAVVVFHIDLDRFKAVNDVYGHEAGDHVLKHCAAILEGAVTAPDVAARVGGDEFIVIRRMSDDRMQIHAFADQIIRRMMEPIGYAGQYMHIGASIGMAPFEQNSGMGVRGTVLTAADLALYEAKKLGGTALFFEAQMRDQVLSANALARELQIGLERNAFEAYFQPQIDVRQARCIGFEALLRWNHPRRGTLAAGQFLDVAQRAGLTDALDTLMMDAACHALRWLADLGHDNLSVSINMSTAQLSDPHLLGRLECALRKYDVPRHLLRIELLESTLLDERTSHFLTNVQTMVAAGFVVELDDFGTGHAAIAALRKFQVAQIKIDRSFVRHIDSDDDLKKLTGAIIGLAHSLDIGVLAEGVETQAEQDWLLQMGCDLAQGWLYGKAIPLRDIDSFIATFAATHQPLISVSPRSIRGVSCTRSSPGS from the coding sequence ATGCAGGTTGATCCGTTCCAGAACGCAGAACTGACGGCGGTCCAGCAGGTGATCGGTCGCAACATCCTGCTGCCCCTGTTTGAAAACGCGGCGCAGGCGACCGTCATGCTGGAAACCGTCGACCTCCATGTCATTTCTGCCAACAAGAAGGCCTGCGCCGCCTTGGGCCGGACCATGCGGGACCTGCAACGCATGACGATGGCAGACGCGATCCCGGACCTGCCTGCCCACCGCGTGACGCGGATCCTGCGACGTTTTCTGGCGTTGCGACGCCCCAGTCTGCGCCTGCGGGTCACGGTCGGAACGACGCAGCCCACCGTCTACGACATCGACCTGCTGCGCATGCCGGACGAAACCGGCACGCTGGTCGTGCAGGCCCAGGACGTCACCCAGACCCTCGCCGCCCTGCGCCTGGCAGACGAGGCAGAGGCGCGGCTGATCACCGCCATCAACGCCCTGTCAGACGGCTTCGCGCTCTACGATGCCGATGACCGGCTGGTGATCTGCAACGACACCTACCGCATGTTCTATCCCGAAAGCGCGCCAGCCATGCAGCCGGGGGCCAAGTTCAGGGACATCCTCCTTTACGGTCTGGCCAGAGGACAATATTCCGATGCGATCGGCCGCGAAGACGCCTGGCTGCGCGAACGGATGGACCGGCACCGCAGCACGCCGGGCCCCATCGAACAGAAGCTCGCGAACGGACGCTGGCTGCGCATCGTCGAACGTCCGACGCAGGATGGCGGTCGCGTCGGCCTGCGGGTCGACGTGACGACGCTGAAGGAACAGCAGCAGGCCCTGCGCCGACAGGCCAGCACGGACGAGCTGACCGGGTTGCGCAACCGGCGCAACCTGCTGGAAGACATCGGCCAGATGGCGGATGGCCTGACCGCCGGTCAGGCTGTCGTCGTGTTTCACATCGACCTCGACCGCTTCAAGGCTGTGAACGACGTCTATGGCCACGAGGCCGGGGACCACGTCCTGAAACACTGCGCCGCCATTCTGGAAGGCGCCGTCACCGCCCCCGACGTTGCCGCCCGCGTCGGCGGCGACGAATTCATCGTAATCCGGCGCATGTCGGACGACAGGATGCAGATTCACGCCTTTGCCGACCAGATCATCCGGCGCATGATGGAACCCATCGGCTATGCGGGGCAATACATGCACATCGGGGCCTCCATCGGCATGGCCCCCTTTGAACAGAACAGCGGCATGGGGGTGCGCGGCACCGTTCTGACCGCCGCCGACCTCGCGCTGTACGAGGCGAAAAAGCTGGGCGGCACTGCCCTGTTCTTCGAGGCGCAGATGCGCGATCAGGTGCTGTCGGCCAATGCGCTGGCACGCGAATTGCAGATCGGGCTGGAGCGGAACGCCTTTGAAGCTTACTTTCAGCCGCAGATCGACGTGCGTCAGGCCCGCTGCATCGGGTTCGAGGCGCTGCTGCGCTGGAACCATCCGCGCCGCGGAACGCTGGCCGCCGGTCAGTTTCTGGACGTCGCCCAGCGCGCCGGTCTGACCGATGCGCTGGACACGCTGATGATGGACGCGGCCTGTCACGCTCTGCGCTGGCTGGCGGACCTTGGCCACGACAACCTGAGCGTCAGCATCAACATGTCGACGGCGCAACTTAGCGATCCGCATCTTCTGGGGCGCCTGGAATGCGCCCTGCGCAAATACGACGTGCCACGTCACCTGCTGCGCATCGAATTGCTGGAATCGACCCTGCTGGACGAACGCACCAGTCATTTCCTGACAAACGTGCAGACCATGGTCGCGGCCGGCTTTGTCGTGGAACTGGACGACTTCGGCACCGGCCACGCGGCGATCGCGGCCCTGCGAAAATTTCAGGTGGCCCAGATCAAGATCGACCGCAGCTTCGTGCGGCACATCGACAGCGACGACGATCTGAAGAAGTTGACCGGCGCGATCATCGGACTGGCCCACAGCCTCGACATCGGCGTTCTGGCGGAAGGTGTGGAAACCCAGGCCGAACAGGACTGGCTGCTACAGATGGGGTGCGATCTGGCGCAGGGCTGGCTTTACGGCAAGGCGATCCCGCTGCGCGACATCGACAGCTTTATCGCGACCTTCGCCGCCACGCATCAGCCCCTGATCAGCGTATCCCCAAGGTCGATCCGCGGCGTCAGCT
- a CDS encoding ABC transporter substrate-binding protein, translating into MKLSTQLLAATAICAASSAGAVDLEVMHWWTSGGEAAAVTKLAEAWDATGNKWVDGAIAGGGDTARPIMVSRIIGGDPPAAFQFNHGRQAEELIDAGLLLDITDVAEAQGWKDIVNPPSLLDSCTVDGKIYCAPINIHSWNWMWLSGPAYEKAGLEMPTDWNGFVESAEALRAAGVTPLAMGGQAWQQAGAFNNVMTIAIAGKDAWLSVMQDKNAETVMGPEYTAAFEAYAAARELATGINVQDWNQATNALITGEGGAQIMGDWAQGEFAVAGLTAGKDYGCLPGLGLGAYLQTGGDAFYFPVNDDPEITAAQKELAALLLSPEVQVSFNSVKGSLPVRGDVDLTTVNECTQKGLDLLANGQTLPASEQLISPDTITQLNDLMTEFWNTPSMTAPEVQQQYADIIASAE; encoded by the coding sequence GTGAAACTCAGCACTCAACTGCTTGCGGCGACGGCGATCTGTGCCGCGTCCAGCGCGGGCGCCGTCGATCTGGAGGTGATGCACTGGTGGACATCCGGGGGGGAGGCCGCCGCCGTGACGAAGCTGGCAGAGGCATGGGATGCCACGGGCAACAAGTGGGTCGACGGTGCCATCGCCGGCGGCGGTGACACGGCGCGCCCGATCATGGTCAGCCGCATCATCGGTGGCGATCCGCCCGCGGCCTTTCAGTTCAACCACGGACGTCAGGCCGAGGAGCTGATCGACGCCGGCCTGCTGCTGGACATCACCGACGTGGCCGAGGCGCAGGGCTGGAAGGACATCGTCAATCCGCCCTCGCTTCTCGACTCCTGCACCGTTGACGGCAAGATCTACTGCGCGCCGATCAACATCCATTCCTGGAACTGGATGTGGCTGTCGGGCCCGGCCTACGAAAAGGCCGGACTTGAGATGCCGACCGACTGGAACGGTTTCGTCGAAAGCGCCGAGGCGCTGCGTGCGGCGGGCGTCACCCCGCTGGCCATGGGCGGCCAGGCCTGGCAGCAGGCCGGAGCGTTCAACAACGTGATGACGATCGCCATCGCCGGCAAGGATGCGTGGCTGTCGGTCATGCAGGACAAGAACGCCGAAACCGTGATGGGTCCGGAATACACCGCTGCTTTTGAAGCCTATGCCGCCGCGCGCGAGCTTGCGACGGGCATCAACGTGCAGGACTGGAACCAGGCAACGAACGCGCTGATCACCGGCGAGGGCGGTGCGCAGATCATGGGTGACTGGGCGCAGGGCGAATTCGCCGTCGCAGGCCTGACCGCGGGCAAGGATTACGGCTGTCTGCCGGGCCTTGGGCTGGGGGCCTATCTGCAGACCGGTGGCGACGCGTTCTACTTTCCGGTCAATGACGACCCCGAGATCACTGCGGCACAGAAAGAGCTGGCAGCCCTGCTGCTGTCTCCCGAAGTGCAGGTGTCCTTCAATTCGGTGAAGGGGTCCCTGCCGGTCCGTGGCGACGTCGATCTGACGACGGTCAACGAATGCACGCAGAAAGGTCTCGACCTTCTGGCCAACGGCCAGACGCTGCCTGCGTCAGAGCAGCTGATCTCGCCTGACACGATCACGCAGCTGAACGACCTGATGACCGAGTTCTGGAACACGCCGTCCATGACCGCGCCAGAGGTGCAGCAGCAATACGCCGACATCATCGCCAGCGCCGAATAG
- a CDS encoding carbohydrate ABC transporter permease — protein MPLGKQLAEGPRGKKPKKRFSRGNIIVYGTLFVVALYYALPLYVMIVTSLKGMPEIRMGNIFAPPLEITFEPWVKAWKEACTGINCDGLSRGFWNSVRILIPSVILSVAIASVNGYALSMWKFRGSEVFFTILMIGAFIPYQVMLYPIVILLREAGLYGSLTGLVLVHVAFGMPINTLLFRNYFASIPEELFKAARVDGAGFWAIFFKIILPMSLPICVVAFIIQVTGIWNDFLFGVTYISSPDRYPMTVQLNNIVNSVQGVKEYNVNMAATLLTGLVPLVIYFASGKLFVRGIAAGAVKG, from the coding sequence ATGCCGCTTGGCAAGCAACTGGCCGAGGGGCCACGCGGGAAGAAGCCCAAGAAGCGGTTCAGCCGCGGCAACATCATCGTCTACGGCACGCTCTTTGTCGTGGCGCTGTATTACGCGCTGCCGCTTTACGTGATGATCGTGACCTCGCTGAAGGGAATGCCGGAAATCCGGATGGGCAACATCTTTGCCCCGCCGCTGGAAATCACCTTCGAGCCGTGGGTCAAGGCGTGGAAAGAGGCCTGCACCGGGATCAACTGCGACGGTCTCAGCCGCGGCTTCTGGAACTCTGTCCGTATCCTGATCCCGTCGGTGATCCTGTCGGTCGCCATCGCGTCGGTGAACGGCTATGCCCTGTCGATGTGGAAATTCCGCGGGTCGGAGGTGTTTTTCACCATTCTGATGATCGGCGCCTTCATCCCCTATCAGGTCATGCTCTATCCCATCGTGATCCTGCTGCGCGAAGCCGGACTTTACGGATCGCTTACCGGGCTGGTGCTGGTCCATGTGGCCTTTGGCATGCCGATCAACACGCTGCTGTTCCGCAATTATTTCGCGTCCATCCCGGAGGAGCTGTTCAAGGCCGCCCGTGTCGATGGGGCCGGGTTCTGGGCGATCTTCTTCAAGATCATCCTGCCGATGTCGCTGCCGATCTGCGTCGTGGCCTTCATCATTCAGGTCACGGGCATCTGGAACGATTTCCTGTTCGGCGTGACCTACATCTCGTCCCCCGACCGGTACCCCATGACGGTGCAGCTGAACAACATCGTCAACTCGGTGCAGGGGGTGAAGGAATACAACGTCAACATGGCCGCGACGCTGCTGACCGGCCTCGTCCCCCTCGTCATCTACTTTGCCTCCGGCAAGCTTTTCGTCCGTGGCATCGCTGCCGGCGCGGTAAAAGGATAA
- a CDS encoding LacI family transcriptional regulator → MSERITVDNVDGSAPRKPTLKTIAGLTGLAVPTVSRALSGAEDISLQTRARVRAVADQIGYVPNRAGVRLRTGRTNVISLVMSTEHDVMNHTAKLISSVAGGLRNTPFHLNITPYFKDEDPMKPIRYLVETGSADAVIFNQIMPADPRIRYLMDRGFPFATHGRSNWSDRHAWFDFDNRAFGALGVRSLAARGRRRLVLIAPPRDQSYAIAMIGGAMATAQSLNVDLVVLDDVNSDSPLDLIEASLTALLSGAGPTDGVIAGSTNAALAVIAAAEAGGRVLGQDLDIFSKEAITFLRRIHPRILAVSEDVAAAGDFLARAAMAGVRQPTAAPMQHLDSPPDTLL, encoded by the coding sequence ATGTCTGAAAGGATCACGGTGGATAACGTCGACGGCAGCGCCCCGCGGAAACCGACGCTCAAGACCATTGCAGGACTGACCGGTCTTGCGGTGCCGACCGTGTCGCGCGCGCTGTCGGGGGCAGAGGATATCAGCCTCCAGACCCGCGCCCGTGTGCGGGCGGTCGCGGACCAGATCGGCTATGTCCCGAACCGCGCGGGGGTGCGTCTGCGGACGGGCCGGACGAATGTGATCTCGCTCGTCATGTCGACGGAACACGATGTGATGAACCACACGGCCAAGCTGATTTCTTCTGTGGCGGGCGGGCTGCGCAACACGCCCTTTCATCTGAACATCACGCCCTATTTCAAGGACGAGGATCCGATGAAGCCGATCCGGTATCTGGTCGAAACAGGGTCTGCGGATGCGGTCATCTTCAACCAGATCATGCCCGCCGATCCGCGCATCCGCTACCTGATGGACCGCGGCTTTCCCTTCGCCACCCACGGTCGCAGCAACTGGTCGGACCGTCACGCATGGTTCGATTTCGACAACAGGGCATTCGGGGCGCTGGGGGTCCGGTCGCTGGCGGCGCGCGGGCGGCGGCGGCTGGTGCTGATCGCGCCACCGCGCGACCAATCCTATGCCATCGCCATGATCGGCGGCGCCATGGCGACAGCGCAGAGCCTGAATGTCGATCTGGTCGTGCTGGACGACGTGAACAGCGATTCGCCCCTCGATCTGATCGAGGCGAGTCTGACCGCCCTGCTGTCGGGCGCGGGGCCCACCGATGGCGTCATCGCGGGGTCCACCAACGCGGCGCTGGCGGTCATCGCCGCCGCCGAGGCCGGCGGCCGGGTGCTGGGACAGGACCTCGACATTTTCTCGAAAGAGGCGATCACGTTCCTGCGCCGGATCCATCCCCGGATCCTCGCCGTGTCAGAGGATGTCGCCGCGGCGGGCGATTTTCTGGCCCGCGCCGCCATGGCCGGCGTCAGGCAACCCACCGCCGCACCGATGCAGCATCTGGACAGTCCGCCCGACACCCTTCTGTAG